In one window of Fusobacterium simiae DNA:
- a CDS encoding transposase: protein MKEKKEVYKVKTLTEGKKNIIASLIEEYDIKTAEDIQEALKDLLGGTIKSMLEAEMDEHIGYEKYQHSDGTNYRNGTKKKNVRSTYGEFQIEVPQDRNSTFDPQIVKKRQKDISEIDQKIINMYARGLTTRQISEQIEDIYGFECSESFISNVTDKILQDIQDWQNRPLDEVYP from the coding sequence ATGAAAGAAAAAAAAGAAGTTTACAAAGTAAAAACATTAACTGAAGGAAAGAAAAATATTATTGCTTCTTTAATTGAAGAATATGATATTAAAACTGCTGAGGATATACAAGAAGCTCTTAAAGACCTTTTAGGTGGAACTATTAAGTCTATGTTAGAAGCTGAAATGGATGAACACATTGGCTATGAAAAGTATCAGCATTCTGATGGGACTAATTATCGTAATGGTACTAAAAAGAAAAATGTTCGCTCTACTTATGGTGAATTTCAAATTGAAGTTCCACAAGATAGAAATTCTACTTTTGATCCTCAAATAGTTAAAAAGAGACAAAAAGATATTTCTGAAATTGATCAAAAAATCATAAACATGTATGCGCGTGGTTTAACTACTAGACAAATATCTGAACAAATTGAAGATATATATGGTTTTGAATGTTCTGAAAGCTTCATCTCTAATGTTACTGATAAAATATTACAAGATATTCAAGATTGGCAAAATAGACCCCTAGATGAAGTCTATCCA